In the Labeo rohita strain BAU-BD-2019 unplaced genomic scaffold, IGBB_LRoh.1.0 scaffold_94, whole genome shotgun sequence genome, one interval contains:
- the LOC127162451 gene encoding histone H2B-like, with translation MPEPAKSAPKKGSKKAVTKTAGKGGKKRKRSRKESYAIYVYKVLKQVHPDTGISSKAMGIMNSFVNDIFERIAGEASRLAHYNKRSTITSREIQTAVRLLLPGELAKHAVSEGTKAVTKYTSSK, from the coding sequence ATGCCTGAACCAGCGAAGTCCGCGCCTAAGAAGGGCTCCAAGAAGGCCGTTACTAAAACTGCCGGGAAGGGCGGGAAGAAGCGCAAGAGATCCAGGAAGGAGAGTTATGCTATCTACGTGTACAAAGTGTTGAAGCAGGTTCATCCCGACACCGGTATCTCTTCTAAGGCGATGGGAATCATGAACTCGTTCGTCAACGACATCTTCGAGCGCATCGCCGGTGAAGCGTCTCGTCTGGCTCACTACAACAAGCGCTCCACCATCACTTCACGGGAGATCCAGACCGCCGTGCGTCTGCTGCTGCCCGGTGAGCTGGCCAAACACGCCGTGTCTGAGGGCACCAAGGCTGTCACCAAGTACACCAGCTCCAAGTAG
- the LOC127162447 gene encoding histone H2A-like translates to MSGRGKTGGKARAKAKTRSSRAGLQFPVGRVHRLLRKGNYAERVGAGAPVYLAAVLEYLTAEILELAGNAARDNKKTRIIPRHLQLAVRNDEELNKLLGGVTIAQGGVLPNIQAVLLPKKTEKPTKTK, encoded by the coding sequence ATGAGTGGCAGAGGTAAAACCGGTGGTAAAGCGAGAGCGAAGGCCAAGACTCGCTCATCCAGGGCAGGACTGCAGTTCCCCGTTGGTCGTGTTCACAGGCTTCTCCGCAAAGGCAACTATGCAGAGCGCGTAGGTGCCGGTGCTCCCGTCTATCTGGCGGCTGTGCTCGAGTATCTTACCGCTGAGATCTTGGAGTTGGCTGGAAACGCCGCGAGGGACAACAAGAAGACCCGTATCATTCCCCGTCACTTGCAGCTGGCGGTGCGCAATGACGAGGAGCTCAACAAACTCCTGGGCGGAGTGACTATCGCTCAGGGCGGCGTGCTGCCCAACATCCAGGCTGTGCTGCTGCCCAAAAAGACCGAAAAACCCACCAAAACCAAATAA
- the LOC127162454 gene encoding histone H4: MSGRGKGGKGLGKGGAKRHRKVLRDNIQGITKPAIRRLARRGGVKRISGLIYEETRGVLKVFLENVIRDAVTYTEHAKRKTVTAMDVVYALKRQGRTLYGFGG, from the coding sequence ATGTCTGGAAGAGGCAAAGGCGGTAAAGGACTCGGAAAAGGAGGCGCGAAGCGTCACCGCAAAGTTCTGCGCGATAACATCCAGGGAATCACCAAACCCGCCATTCGTCGTCTCGCTCGTCGTGGTGGCGTCAAGCGCATCTCTGGTCTGATCTACGAGGAGACTCGCGGTGTGTTGAAGGTGTTTCTGGAGAACGTTATCCGGGATGCTGTCACTTATACCGAGCATGCTAAGAGAAAGACCGTCACCGCTATGGACGTTGTGTACGCGCTGAAACGACAGGGCCGCACCTTGTACGGATTCGGAGGTTAG
- the LOC127162439 gene encoding histone H1, with protein sequence MAETAPAAPAAPPAKSPKKKTAAKAKKAGPGVGDLIVKAVSASKERSGVSLAALKKALAAGGYDVEKNNSRVKIAIKSLVTKGTLVQVKGTGASGSFKLSKKQSETKKKPVKKAAPKAKKPAAKKPAAAKKPKSAAAKKPAAKKSPKKAKKPAAAAAKKATKSPKKAKKPAAPKKAVKSPKKAKTAKPKTVKPKAAKPKKAAPKKK encoded by the coding sequence atggcagaaaCCGCCCCAGCAGCTCCAGCCGCCCCACCGGCGAAATCGCCCAAGAAGAAAACCGCCGCGAAGGCCAAGAAAGCAGGTCCAGGCGTTGGTGACCTGATCGTTAAAGCTGTGTCCGCATCCAAGGAGAGGAGCGGTGTGTCTCTCGCCGCCTTGAAGAAAGCTCTCGCTGCCGGTGGCTATGACGTGGAGAAGAACAACTCACGCGTCAAGATCGCCATCAAGAGTTTGGTGACTAAAGGCACCCTGGTGCAGGTCAAAGGGACCGGCGCCTCAGGCTCCTTCAAACTCAGCAAGAAGCAAAGCGAGACCAAGAAGAAGCCGGTCAAGAAGGCGGCTCCTAAAGCCAAGAAGCCCGCGGCCAAGAAACCCGCTGCTGCCAAGAAGCCCAAGAGCGCAGCGGCAAAGAAGCCCGCCGCTAAGAAGTCACCCAAGAAGGCCAAGAAACCCGCCGCCGCAGCCGCGAAGAAGGCAACAAAGAGCCCTAAGAAGGCAAAGAAGCCAGCAGCCCCTAAAAAAGCAGTTAAGAGCCCCAAGAAGGCGAAGACTGCCAAACCCAAGACGGTAAAGCCTAAAGCAGCCAAGCCTAAAAAGGCCGCTCCCAAGAAGAAGTAA